The Ipomoea triloba cultivar NCNSP0323 chromosome 4, ASM357664v1 DNA segment tcaataattacacaaattactatacatatattacttattaaaccaatttttcaccttttatttggttgatttttatatttttcctaatatactttttatctaatcaatttcaatattactatataaatcatgcatttaaagaattatataaCCTTATCAATTCCACATCTTCCGATTTATCTCACTATTTTAGccacataataaaaaaagaatacatattgtatttttgttaacaaaaatcTGCAAATCATAAGACGACATACGTTACATGCATATGAAGGAAGTTAATGAAGTTTATAAACAAATCCAAATCGTCTGATGctgaatatatatgcatatatagtcCTCTTTGCTGATTGTCTCTCTTTCAATCTTGTGTCATTTATAATTTCAATCTTTATCCTAAATCTATTGCATACaaaaaagggaaataaaacTATTGATCTAATTGAAAAAGGTGaattgcatacaaaataagacaaattgaATGCTAATATAAAggcaaattacattaaaaaagaCAAATTGCTTGCAAATTATTCTGATACATATGTCTTCTAATCAATTagcatatttttaaagttttccaaatAAACTATTCCAgtaccactatataaatcatgtaacaaatttcacattttccattccatcttaccactttagccgcattacacaaaaaaaatctacatataatggtccttatttttgttttactaaataAGATAAATGCCTACAGTACTGTGTGAGCAATAAAAGTACAACTGATTCGTCtttacgaaaaaaaaaacaatcgagtagcaaccttagaatctgtgctcgaagatgtggaggtatattggaagttttttgttcatattgtttatatttgtttatttaaatttgtttatgttgtttatttatatttgcttaatttattttttgtttcacggCTAACCACGGTTGTTTTactaattcttattattatgatttattatttggcGCTAATCACTACTGTTTTTtgattggtttatttgttttgttttgttttttttttttaattttgtatattattgatacattaatacggagtattatgctttatttggattaaaaaaatgtgaaatatattatattgaatgatttgatatattatgttgtgtggtgcgtttttaGAATATTCTTAGCTTAGCACTTCAAGATTGTGTTTCCACACAATGTTGAATTCTTTGTAGTATATTTTGCTTGTGTTGACATTGTGTATGATCAGGTTGTACTTTGCTTTGGCAGTTTTTGAGAGAGTTTACTATGCCATGCTAATCACATCTCAACGAATTTGTTGAAATCTCTATATTTGAATCTCTTATTGAAGAAATGGGATAAAGTTACCGGTTTATTGGttattatgaattaatagaTCTCACTCTACACAAGCTTTAGTCattcatcattaaaataaacaaacacgTCCACCATGGACGTTGGCATACCTTAGGAGggtaaaagactaaaagtgatgtGGTTCTCaacatttgaacaaaaattaaactctcaACAGTATGCTACAATCGGTTTTAAAAATCAACTTGAAAGTTGAATAATAGATTATAAAATCTCGCGAGACCATTTTTTagacaattaattaaacaaatgtaGAAGTCTTACATTGGCAATCAAAATTTATCAATAAACTCATTTGAACATAAAGTGTTTGCCTCATATAAAggttttttcattatattgtaacaaaaaaaaaaaaaaactgtaatctttaaaattttggtttattatttttttaaaaaaaaattatatatcattgatacattaataccgactattatgttttatttggattaaaaaaatatgaaatatattatattgaattgaatgatttGATTAAGTAGTTAGCTGCATTGTTCTTGGAGTGgcgataaattatttatatagtttGGCACTAAAGTAGATGAACGTACACTATGTCACTATGGAACTGATTTAAGTGCGCAAGTAATTGCGAGCTACCAAGAGTTTGGTTATATCAGACCagagttttttgtatttttagtcccacgactataatGACACTATTAGAATTGATTCACGACTtttaaactttgtaatttcagtccacgactattttttcttttgcaaaaatggtccttccggtagttttttttcgccggaaaaaaattccGGCGAATTTTTCGGTCAATTTTTCGTCGGAAAaaaattgtgcatattttttgtcattttttggccgaatttttttcccctttcaaGCATGGTTAAATGGGCATttacatgtttaaaaaaattttctctttcaagcaagaaaacatTGATTGGCATCTTCAACACGCCATccatttttgaaaaaaacaaaaactaattcatttctaaaaagtaTGTGATCATGTCAGACTAGACTCtaaaatcattttgattttggtaaactaattaaaattaaaactaattaatttctaaaaagaTATGTAGCAAATTTAatcatttagaaattaattctAATAGCGCCACTACAATCGTGGACcgaaattgcaaagtttgaaagtcgtggatcaaTTCTAATAGCGCCACTACAGTTGTAGgactaaaaatgtaaaaaactcTATCAAACCACAATGtataggttatatatataataacagaagtggctggataatatatatataacatttatatttaaagtattaaagtataattgtacaatattaatttaattatctaataattattacagtaattaaaaaattgattgtatgtatattaatataattgactaataattattatgataaataagttaataattataataataattgtataattacaattaaacatgggtcgttcaaatttttttactaatacaaaaattaaaatttgcatcttttttaaatataattttcttagttattattcatattgttggaatcataatatatatgaaatacacttaggaataaatgaaattaattatgtaagttttttctataaatttatctaaatgtgtacatgattaattagagactatattaattatacaaaatttaaatttaaattttatatgctatgaaaatagatacttaactaaatatatggaattacaaatatattattatattgtactttttaaaatatttatatttttcaaattttctatttaaatttatagtaacataaattttgtccgtgcatcgcacgggtaaaacactagttacaACATATGATATAAGTAATATTTATCAATACTAAGTAAACCAAACagattatttaaattatagttTCAAATTGAAcgtattcattaattaatttcttagaTTGAAGATACTTATCTATTAGGCAAGACTCACTTTTTATATGACTCTAAGCAAAAATGAGTTATACTACATGTACTCTTAATTTATACTCCATCACTTTTACTCCATGATGTGACAAACAGGGATATGATATTTTCATAATGCGAGTATTAGGAAAAATGtctatataaaaattttgtgaGATGAAGTAGAAGTTATGAGTAAAAAGTGAAAGTACATGTAAGTATTTTCCAGCAAAAATACCAAGAAACAatcccacccccacccccattCCCACtcatttaattttgatattcaatagtctttatataatttctaaatatataaactttatatattaatattaacattaaaaaaagaTATGAATTATTAATAACTTTAGTATACTCCTACAGGGAGCAAATGTATAAGATTATGAGCATAACATTTTCCTTAATGGTTTCAAAAAAGCATTTTCCGTAATAAGTACAAAATGCTaaaacattttccttaataatggtttaaaaaaaaaacattttccttaataAGTACAAAATGCAAAAACTAATTTACGGTTTCCTAGGATTAGCATGTGCATCTCGCTAAGCACAACAGTCTCTATCTGGCATTGGTAGGTGAATGGCTGGCTAGTTGGCTGCTCTGccttacttttttgttttttgaatggCTGCTCTACCTTATTGTATAGATATATAGAGTGTATACATATTACAAAGAGAGTAGAAAAATCTACCCACATAGGGAGTATCATCATTCATCACACCCCTGTTTCTCCTGCGTTTTGGTTGCAGAATCACTGAGTTCTCATCCAAAAATGCTATCTTTAAATCTTCTTCCCTCCTCAAATGTCACTTTCTCCAGACCCAACCTTAAATATCCCATCAATTCTTCACTTTTGGATCCCAATCTTGTGAGGGGAAACCAAAAGCTGAGGAGCCTTCCGTCTTTTCGAGCTGCTGAAGCTGGGTTCAAACTGTCCCACTCGAATCTTCAGATCCCATGCTCAAGTTCCGATTTTTCCAGAATCTTGAGGTACCCATTTGGGTTTTCTTCGAGAAATGGTTCTCAGATCGTCAGAGGAGTGTCCGGAAGCCCAGAAGAGGCCGGCCCAGATGCTCAGATTGAGGCGAAGCCAAAGAAGGATTTCAAGCTAGCTTTGATTTTTGGGCTTTGGTACTTCCAGAACATTGTTTTCAACATATACAACAAGAAGGTGCTTAATATCTTCCCATTTCCATGGCTTCTTGCTTCATTTCAGCTGCTCTGTGGGTCTGTTTGGATGCTTGTTCTCTGGTATTCCAAGCTCCAGCCTTGTCCCAAGATATCAAAGTCCTTCATTGTTGCACTTCTTGGGCCTGCTTTGTTCCACACAATAGGCCATATCTCTGCTTGTGTCTCCTTTTCTAAGGTGGCTGTTTCATTCACCCATGTTATCAAATCTGCAGAGCCTGTGTTTTCTGTTGTGTTTTCATCTTTCTTGGGGGATACCTATCCTCTAAAGGTCTGGCTCTCAATTCTGCCCATTGTGTTTGGTTGCTCCCTGGCTGCAATAACTGAAGTGTCCTTCAACTTTGAGGGCCTGTGGGGGGCTATGATTAGCAATGTTGGGTTTGTTCTTAGGAACATTTACTCCAAGAAAAGCTTGCAGAACTTTAAGGAGGTTGATGGATTGAACTTGTATGGCTGGATTACTATCCTATCATTTGCTTATCTGTTCCCAGTGGCAGTGTTTGTTGAAGGCTCCCAATGGGTTGCAGGATATCACAAAGCCATTGCTACTATAGGAACTCCCTCAACCTTTTATATATGGGTGCTTGTGTCTGGGATCTTTTACCATCTATACAACCAATCATCTTATCAGGCTTTGGATGATATTAGCCCTCTAACGTTTTCGGTGGGCAATACAATGAAGAGAGTGGTGGTGATTGTCTCCACCGTGTTCGTTTTCAGGAATCCAGTCAGGCCATTGAATGCTCTTGGC contains these protein-coding regions:
- the LOC116015023 gene encoding xylulose 5-phosphate/phosphate translocator, chloroplastic, with translation MLSLNLLPSSNVTFSRPNLKYPINSSLLDPNLVRGNQKLRSLPSFRAAEAGFKLSHSNLQIPCSSSDFSRILRYPFGFSSRNGSQIVRGVSGSPEEAGPDAQIEAKPKKDFKLALIFGLWYFQNIVFNIYNKKVLNIFPFPWLLASFQLLCGSVWMLVLWYSKLQPCPKISKSFIVALLGPALFHTIGHISACVSFSKVAVSFTHVIKSAEPVFSVVFSSFLGDTYPLKVWLSILPIVFGCSLAAITEVSFNFEGLWGAMISNVGFVLRNIYSKKSLQNFKEVDGLNLYGWITILSFAYLFPVAVFVEGSQWVAGYHKAIATIGTPSTFYIWVLVSGIFYHLYNQSSYQALDDISPLTFSVGNTMKRVVVIVSTVFVFRNPVRPLNALGSAIAILGTFLYSQATSKKPKGEAVEKKE